The nucleotide window CGGGCACATGCACACAGCCAATTGTTCCGAACATCTGAAACACTAGCAGAAATTTTGCTACATTTGCTTTGTTGTTCATCAACTCATGATTCATCACTTGCAAGCAGTTGCCCGGACACCTGCAGCCACAGGGAGTACTCAAATGTGTGtgtgtgggtgtgtgtgtgtgtgtgtgtgtgtgtgtgagagagagagagagagagagagagagagagagagagagacttctgTGATTTTTTTAGACCACTTCATATGCCACAGGGATTACTCCCAAATGCAACACTTGAAACTCTTTTCAAGTTCTCAACTAGTAAATTAACACAGTGaacaagtgtgtgtgtgtgtgtgtgtgcgtgcgtgCATGCATACGTGTATCTTCTTTTTCAGTTGCATGAATTTTGATTCAGTACAAGAAAAGTAATGTTTCTTTAGACTGGCAATGGCACAACCTTCCACTCCTCAAGTCGCAAAACCTCTTCACACTGGCACAACCTTTGCAAGGAATAGTTGTGTACAAGAAGCTTCCAACATTGATTTCTCTGCTTTGCTTTTATCACTTACGTTCAAGCACAATCTCTCCAAACCTTAATAAGCAATTGTGACAATCATCCAACACCACAATACTCTGCAATTTGTAGCTCTAAACTTATGAATAAAAACCTTCCAGTGGCTGCACTATTCTTCTGTAGTTCATAGTGGATACATAGCTAGAATTGCATTGAGAGATGTCTGAAAAGTAATATCTCTAGTATGTCTTTTCGCATCTGGATCTATTTCACTCTCCTAATATACATCACTCCTGCTGCATATTATCAGCAGGATCATCCAAATCAATGAGTTCATCCATCAACCCAGATATATTATGAAGAGACAGCAACTGGCAACAGCTCACACCTCCACTATCTGTTTCATGACACAGTAAGTATGCATCATTTTTTACCAGAATATTAAGGAAAACCAATGACAACTGCAAGAAACAGCAAAAGAGTTGGATACCAGGAAGAGGTGACCTGTGATTATTTAATGAAAAACTGCATCTGGTCACTCAGCATCAACCTGCATCCACAAATTGATTTCATCAGTACCTTATTATTAGTTGGGATTTACGtctttattgttattgttgttgtttctgCAGTGCCTCATCTACCGAGGAATAGCTTATAAGTGTACATATTCTTCAGGAAAACTTGAAAAATAAGTGGTACATTCTATTTATCATGCATAATTACATTTTGGGCTGACAAACAACCAATGTCCACAGAATCCATTTAAAAGTGATACTACAAATCTGCTAATATTTATGTTCCGCTATGCTACCTATATTTAAGGGAAGAGAAAAACCATGAAGCAATTTCCAGCTCTTATTGATACCTCTATGACAGCTTTATAAAGCAAGAACAAAGAGGAGATGTATAAGGCGAGCCTTGGCACCATGGTTAGGATACTTATTTGCAAATAGAGGACATGATTTGGGTCACAAAAAGAACCTCTCTTATTAAAGAGTATAGCCATGTCCATCGATCCTACTAAAACCCTGCATTagtgcattattaaaaaaaaactaatattgAGATTTGTTGCAGCAAAAAGATTAATATACTGTTCAGGTTCTAATTTCAGTTAGTTGGGACTTCAAAATTGCTTGAGTTTGAGATTGCCGACTTCAAAAAGTCATTTTAAGTACCGGAAAATTTGTTCTATGATGGAGATTCAGTTCAGAAACAGACTAATGTTGCTTAAGTTACGAGCTCAACCTCCAGTAAAACACTAGTTAATTGTTTTATCTTCCCTCGAACTGCATAGtgcttattagaagaaaattgaaaacaagaaagcatTCATAGTTACAACGGCATCAGTTAAACTGATGCAAGAGTTATACTGGGTTATTGCCATATAAATTAGAATAAAAAATCCAATAAACAAGCTCAAGTTGGACAATAAACTACAAAAGAAAATACTGAAACATGTGCATTCATCCAAAAACTGAAGATCACAGTTTCTTACTAGTTGATGCAGCTTAGTTTTCTTTTATTTCCTTGCAGTTGTCAACTTTTTCTAATTCCCATAACTCAAATTATTGTGGTATCAATTTCCTTGCTTGTTATCCTAGTAAGATTTTGCACCAAAATACACTGTATCAATCTCCTTGATTATATTAGTAGAGAATGAATTCCTACTTAGGGACATATATGATCCTTTTGCTTATACGTTATGGAGCTTCTAGTTGGTTGGTTTTTGGTGGAACACTTGCTCGCTTATTCCAAATGTGTTCAACATTTTACTACAATTTGTTCTATTTAATTAGTTTTGGCGATATTTTCTCTTGAATTTGCATAATCAGTTTATAGTCTAGTAGTGCCATAAGTTAATACCATACTCCAAACTCAATTCTACTTATCTTAATTCCCAATTATATAATTATACACAGTACCCCTATGCTAAAGCACCACAGCTAAAATACTGCTTACAGTACTAGATTGCCCCCTCTTCCCTCCTGTTTGCATGAGAATAACACTTATTGCAGTCCAGAATTGGCCCCTTTCCTAACTAAATCAAGCTTAATGTTGGTCTTCTCCAAATTTCCATAGAAGTCATCTTCCATGCAAGGATTGCTTTTTTGAGTACCGGACCCATTATGGCAACCTGTCAGATCGATATATACCAGTCTGTACTGGTGCACCAACACATGATATGCTGGTGCGTACCGGCATTTCAACGATGAAGAAAAAGAGGGTGAAGAGGAAGGGACAGTGGAGgaatagaggaggaagaagaaagaataaggaagaagaggaggagaagtgcAGTGGCAGCGTACTTGGGAAGCAGCGGCAGTGCCTAAGTAAAAgcgacagtggcagtggcagcagtGAAGAGGCAGCATTGCAGTGGCTAAGAGGCAGCACCGCTGCAGCATCGCAGCGGCAAGGGCTGCGGCATCATACGCGAGAAGAGGGCTCACATTCGCAAGCCCTAAttgctttttttttccttttttaatgcTAAGTTGGGCAGGGGCCAccaattttcaatttttttattattttaaccgGACTGGTCCATGTATCGATCCATGCccggaccagtatgtaccaccTATACCATACAATTTTGGGTGGTACAGTAATCATGCTTCCATGCATGGTAAGTTACAATCTGTCACATCATAAGACTTCAGATTTCTTTTCTGAAGAGAATTATCAGCATACTACCCTCCTGTCTAATTCATTCACAAGCTCTAAGCATGAATATGGAGTGCAATGTCATCAGACGAGGCCCCACATTGTTCAGCATGTGACAGGGCTGAGCTACTGTAACCCAATAACCTAAACTGTTGTGTAAAATCACAAGCTCCCAAAAGACCATAAATTTAGTTGTGTCGGTACACGTATTAGGTTGTTGCATAACTGTCATTAAAATATCTGGATTCCTTTATGTTACTACAAACAGAAGGGTTTTCCTGTTTAGTTTAACATAAGGAACTTTACAAGTCTAATTTTATGGATATATGTAGTATCATCTTTAGTAGAATGTTCCAAAATAGCAAATCTTGCCACAATGCTACTATCTGTACTCAAATATAGCTACACAAAGTAATCCACACACCAATGGAATCACCTGGTTAGACTAGGACATGGAAAACATTGTTCTGAAAACATACCTGGTTTAGGGGATTGTCAGGGGATTTCTTCCAAAGCTTCCATATCATATCCTTGTACTGGTTGAGCATCAGACCTGGTTTCTCTTCCTTTAATTTGAGAAGCTCTGATTCTTCAAAAGCCTGAAAATATACATGTTaagaatcaaaattaagaaacaatttcggcaaaaaaacataaaaagaatGATAGATTCCCTGCATAATGCATATACAATGACTCTTCAGCAAAAAGTATTCGGAGCTGTGTCATAAAATATTACTATGATATGATTCGACAAAGTGATGTTATACTTTTGTCAATAACAAAGATGTAGATATCACAACTAATATTTACTGGAGAAAATCAACCATCAGAAGAACAAATATCTGAGCACGGAAAATGTATGATGtccaaaaagaaaaaagttaCAGCAAGGCACAACCAGTGTCTCAAGAGACCACACATACATAGCAACATGTTACTCCCTAATGAAACTGCAGAAGCTTAAACCAAAATACAAAACAATAAAAATCTTGAACACAAGAAAAAATggtaaagaaaaaacaaagagaCAATGCTTTAAAAATTACAAAAAGAGAGTCTTGGTTTATATATCCTTAACATTTGCATGGACAACATGTGATgggaacttaaaaagaaaaaggatcacTCAGAACAAaaactaaaaaatttaaatatgtgatgtaaataatttatttatttattatttattttatcccTAATTTGAAACAGGACTTGGGAATTAACTATGAATTAGCTTCCTTGTTAGGCCACACAAACAAGGAATCATATTAATCTATCTATTGTGAAactctaattataaaattttaattcaagaaaaaggaattcaaaatttttcaTTGATTACAACAGCTGTCAGAAAAAGCACAAGATCCGATCTGGTGCACTAACATCAGTCTATTTACACCCGATAAGTCTGATACAACTTGTTTGCCATAGAGGGTAAATCATACTAGATCGAACTGGACAAAATCACTCAGGTTACATTTCAATTGGCTGTTGGACTCCTAAATACAACCCTGTACCAACCGGTATGGACAATATTTTAAACCATGGTTGAAGCTAACAAACAAATAATTCAACTACACATATGCCAAGATGACATATCATAGAGTTACTATGGTAAACTTATTATTCACTTGTGcaaatccatccatcaacttGGCATATGTGTGAAGCACATCAAAGTGGAGTGTTAGAACTTGTAATTTTTCTACCCATATCTTTCTTCTTACTATCCTATACTAAGTTTTCTAGTCTTTTATGATATGTTGCAAAAATATACACAAGAATAACAAGCTTTAATCCAACTATCTGGGAGTGACTGCATGGATCTTTTCAGCCATTGAATTTTGTACGAGGCAACATCCTTATTAAATATAGTGTTCAAGTCTTCTTAGGTATTCCTTTACTTCTCATCTGACACATCTATATGCATCCTTAGAACATACCCCTACTATCATAAACGATTCCCCATCATTATGTCGCTTACGAAGCTATGCTCAATTATTCACAAATGaattttttttcctatctttctCAATAACATCACATGTTCAACTAAATATTTTGCAAACTTTTCATATATGTTGCTTTTTAACAGCCCAACAGTGTGTGTTGCATAGAGGTAGAGATGAAGTAAACACTtgccttataatttttttaaaactaaatgaTACCTAGTGATCACATGAAACACTCCCTATAGCTCTCTACTTAACCATCCAACAATATTTTCATCAATCTCTCCATCATGTGGAATAATAAATCCAAAATACCTATAACTTTTCTTTTCAGACTCCTTGTTCAAACATCCTACCTACAAGTTGTAGTTCTCTTAATATTGTTAAAATAACTTCTTATATATATTCAGTCTTATTCCTACATAATTTAATTTCTTTCTAAGATTTCCCTTTATAACTCAGgtttaaattttaatttcatttaaattctATCCTTATTTACTTGTTTATTCTTGCAAAACCTAAGGGTGAGACTTAGCATTAAGGTGAAGTTGTTCCATTATGACCAGGGCTACTAAAGTTTCAGTCATGTCCCCAAATCCTACATTAGCAGGAGATTTATGCACTTGACTTGTAATTTAGATAGTAAAATGATAGGATTACAAAGAGAGTAAGAACATAAAATGAGACACATGGCATCATCCTCTATAAAAGAGAGTATACTCAAGACCACATtaaatgacttaaaattttagtcAATTCTATTTTGTTTGATACTATTAACCAAAAATACAGACTCTAATCACCTTATACTTCCACGTTACTAAAAAGAAATAATATCACAAGAAAAGTTGTTTTATGAAACAATAGGATGGTCTAGAGCTGCACAGTACGAGGGCAGGCATATATTGAAATCTTGTTTGTCCAAAATTTGCTTGGTTTATGTTTAGTCACTTTGGTTGAccaatgaatttattaaaaaaatgatttgtAGATTTAAAATCTTGAACAGGACTTTCAAGAGCTGGTTAAAAAAGACATCTGAAATCAATGCCGTGAGCCTAAACTATGAAAACAATTGCTCAAATCTAATCTTAAGATTGATATTTCTGAAATAAAATACATGATTGCTAGAGTGCAGAATAATCTTGTTGTTTTTTAATGAATGACGATGATTTTTTAAAGCAACTAAGGGAAGCGATCTCCGATATCGTGtgggaaaaaggaaaaaactaTAGCTAACAATAAATCAGCGCTCACAAATTTACTAGGTTATCCATCAGCATAGAGCCCAGTGATTCTGGAAGAAGCCTATTAGGGTTTGAATGTGTACGAGGTTTCCTGTTTTCTCCGCCAAATTTAGTATATGGCCAAAACCAGAAAAGAAAGAGCGATACCTTGAAAGAAACCTTGAGCCTCCTCTCAGGATGGCGATCAGGCGGCAGCGCGGGCTCCGGGAGGGCCATCCTGGCGATGGCATCCTCCACGGAGTGGGCCTCGATCACCGAGTCGTCCCTGTTGGTGTTCTCGACCATCACCATCCGATCGTACTCCTCCTCGTCGGCGGTGCGGCTCTGGCGCTTCTTGGCGGCCTCGGAGGTCTGGAGGATGCGCTGCCGCTCCTCCTCGCGGCGTCGCTGGAGCTCGGCCTCGGTGACCTTGGGGACGGGAACGGAGACGCGGGCGGCCTTGGGGTCGGGCTTGCGCCCAGCGACCTCGAGCTCCCGCTGCTCCTGCTCGGCGAGCTTGCGGTTCTCGGCGCGGCGAGCGGCGGCCTCGGCGCGTTTCTCGGCCTCATCCTCGCGCTTCTTGGCGGCGCGGGACTTGGAGCCCTCCGCCTCCCGCCAGTACTGCTCCTCCTTGTCCTTGGCCGCGCGGTCCTTGCGCTCCGCCTCCACAGCGCTCCGGCGGGCGTGTGCCGCCTCTGCCTTCGTGTTCACGCCCATCTTCTTCGGCATTGCGACCGATCGATCGCATCCACTGCCACCCTCAAGACCGATCGATCGCTCGGCTGCCTGgaattgtattattattattataagtacTTATTATTACTGGAACCGGCGAGGGTTAGAAAAGAACCAGAGCCAGGACGGATCTGCATTTTGCTTTCTGTTTTTGCTTTTAAATTTTTAGTTATTACtttctgtttttgtttttgtgtttcgTCTTTCCTTTCAAGGACGCGATTCCGGATCTCCGCCCTTCATCCGTCCCCTCCTCATGATCCACCCGTTCGTCGCCGTTAGCGGTGTGGGTCCCTTGTGACGACTGGAACCTTCCGTTGTTTTCTACTGGGATGTACAAAGTTTGGTGGATGATCGCCAGCGCACAGCGTCATCCGTCATGTCGTGTATGCCAGACTGGGATGCCACGCATCACGGCAAGTCCAGAAACAAAATAGATGCCACTTCACAGGATCATGTTTTGGTTCGTCACATTGTATCCGGGCTGAGCTATATGAGGCTCAAAATTTTCCAAGAATAAGACGCAAAATCCGTAACCTTTGGCCCGATATTAATTTCTTTTGAGACTTTTACATATGAATAAAGTTGGATAGCGATTTCCGTTAAAAGAAACcctaatattataattctttcccCATGCAGCACCCTCATATTAGTTTTTTCCCATAGAGCTATTTTTCGGAACCCTATAGTTActcttttgtttttttcctttttttctctctcttcaaaCTCATTCAATTGATATAATTGAGCCAACCCCAAATTTGAAcatattcaaaataaataaaaataatatatataaagaaaaaaaatttgagcttattaaaaaaacaaaattaattaaaaaagggGATATAATAAGAATATAAAATCAATCTTTGTATAATTCTTTACTTACCACTTTTTacctcaaaattttcttttccttgCTCTATTCGTACTGAATTTTACTTTGTTATTGTTATAGGAATCCACCAACAAATAAGGGATTAATCTTGCTTATTTACTATACCACTATTGATTGAATAAAcccattttttttcctattttatttttttcatataaaaatcctATTTATGTTGTGCCAACCTAACAcaaattcttatttttatttatttttatttattatttattttctcaacattacatatatatatatatatatatatatgtatgtatgtatgtatgtatgtatgtatgtatatgtatgtatatatatatatgtgtgtatatgtatacaatatatat belongs to Musa acuminata AAA Group cultivar baxijiao chromosome BXJ3-5, Cavendish_Baxijiao_AAA, whole genome shotgun sequence and includes:
- the LOC135639061 gene encoding uncharacterized protein LOC135639061; this translates as MPKKMGVNTKAEAAHARRSAVEAERKDRAAKDKEEQYWREAEGSKSRAAKKREDEAEKRAEAAARRAENRKLAEQEQRELEVAGRKPDPKAARVSVPVPKVTEAELQRRREEERQRILQTSEAAKKRQSRTADEEEYDRMVMVENTNRDDSVIEAHSVEDAIARMALPEPALPPDRHPERRLKVSFKAFEESELLKLKEEKPGLMLNQYKDMIWKLWKKSPDNPLNQVDAE